One window from the genome of Verrucomicrobiota bacterium encodes:
- a CDS encoding GNAT family N-acetyltransferase → MKLDYLVPEGIARMVEWCRQERIDCLYFLADCSSAATMVLAAENRFFQTDIRITLSCNTTGLITAMPNSNSIRSGCAQDLDRLEAIARCSHHDSRFYFDERFSRQKCDDLYANWMRKSFSGLADEVLVAEWNGAAAGYITCRITEPGKGEIGLLGVDGRARGHGLGPQLVGGALQWFRDRNVKTVTVVTQGRNVIAQRCYQRAGFLTDTIQLWFHRWFSYALPS, encoded by the coding sequence TTGAAGCTCGATTACTTGGTACCCGAAGGGATTGCCCGGATGGTGGAATGGTGCAGGCAGGAGCGGATTGATTGCTTGTACTTTCTAGCAGATTGCAGTAGTGCTGCTACTATGGTCTTGGCAGCCGAAAATCGTTTCTTCCAGACTGATATCCGGATCACGCTGAGCTGCAATACTACTGGTTTAATTACTGCCATGCCAAATTCCAATAGCATCCGGAGTGGGTGCGCTCAAGACTTGGATAGGCTGGAGGCTATTGCGCGGTGCAGTCACCACGATTCCCGTTTTTATTTCGATGAACGTTTTTCACGACAAAAGTGTGATGATCTGTACGCAAACTGGATGCGCAAAAGCTTTTCAGGGCTTGCCGATGAAGTTTTAGTTGCCGAATGGAATGGCGCTGCAGCGGGTTATATTACCTGTCGTATAACGGAACCGGGCAAAGGCGAAATCGGTTTACTGGGGGTAGATGGCAGGGCGCGCGGCCATGGTCTTGGTCCTCAGTTGGTTGGGGGTGCCTTGCAATGGTTTCGCGACCGCAACGTCAAAACGGTTACGGTAGTGACGCAGGGGCGCAATGTGATCGCTCAACGCTGCTACCAGCGCGCTGGCTTTTTAACCGATACTATTCAGCTATGGTTTCACCGCTGGTTTTCATATGCACTGCCATCATGA
- the rffA gene encoding dTDP-4-amino-4,6-dideoxygalactose transaminase — MIPFNRSSLVGRELEFITQAITIGQVAGDQTFSKKCQIILEQTLDVERALVTTSCTHALEMAALLLDIGPGDEVIVPSFTFVSTANAFALRGAKIVFADVRPDTLNLDESKLEALITNRTRVIVPVHYAGVGCEIASIMEIANRHGVAVVEDNAHGLFGKHKGRWLGTFGCLATQSFHETKNITCGEGGSLLINDTALVERAEIIREKGTNRSRFFRGQVDKYTWVDIGSSYVMSDVLAAFLYGQLEQWRNIQTVRKAIWGRYHEGLRAWADASGVNQPLVPEYCEQAYHMYYLLMPDLESRQNLIARLKERGIMAVFHYLPLHLSPMGVKHGGRQGICPITEDVSDRLVRLPFYNTLHESEQDWVIKSVLAS, encoded by the coding sequence ATGATTCCGTTTAATCGTTCTTCGCTGGTAGGGCGGGAGTTGGAATTCATCACTCAGGCAATTACCATTGGGCAGGTGGCTGGTGATCAGACTTTTTCTAAAAAATGTCAAATTATTTTGGAGCAGACTCTTGATGTAGAAAGGGCCCTGGTCACGACTTCTTGCACTCATGCACTGGAAATGGCCGCTTTACTTCTCGATATCGGCCCTGGTGACGAGGTGATCGTCCCTTCCTTCACCTTTGTTTCCACCGCCAATGCGTTTGCCTTGCGTGGCGCAAAGATCGTCTTTGCAGATGTGCGGCCAGACACTTTGAACTTGGACGAATCCAAGCTCGAAGCTTTGATAACAAACAGAACAAGAGTCATTGTGCCTGTGCATTATGCGGGCGTGGGCTGTGAAATAGCCTCCATCATGGAGATTGCCAATCGCCATGGCGTCGCCGTTGTTGAGGATAACGCCCATGGATTATTCGGGAAACACAAAGGCCGCTGGCTGGGAACCTTCGGCTGTCTGGCAACGCAGAGTTTTCATGAAACGAAAAATATAACATGCGGGGAGGGTGGGTCGCTGCTAATAAACGATACGGCGTTGGTGGAGCGCGCCGAGATTATTCGAGAAAAGGGCACCAACCGCAGCCGGTTCTTTCGTGGCCAAGTGGATAAATATACTTGGGTGGATATTGGATCCAGCTATGTGATGAGCGATGTGTTAGCTGCATTTCTCTATGGACAACTGGAACAATGGCGGAACATCCAGACGGTCCGGAAAGCGATTTGGGGGCGATACCATGAAGGTTTGCGGGCTTGGGCCGATGCCAGCGGAGTTAATCAGCCACTGGTGCCAGAGTACTGCGAACAGGCGTACCACATGTATTACCTGCTCATGCCGGATTTGGAAAGTCGGCAAAATCTGATAGCCAGACTAAAGGAACGGGGAATTATGGCAGTGTTTCATTACCTGCCTTTGCATTTGTCTCCGATGGGAGTAAAACATGGTGGCAGACAGGGAATTTGCCCAATCACGGAGGATGTGAGCGATAGGTTGGTAAGATTGCCGTTTTATAACACGTTGCACGAATCTGAACAGGATTGGGTAATTAAATCGGTATTGGCAAGCTAG
- the rfbF gene encoding glucose-1-phosphate cytidylyltransferase, producing MKVAILCGGRGTRIREVSDLIPKPMIPVGNRPILWHIMKIFSAQGFNEFVLLLGYKGQVIREFFLNFAAHTADMTIDMNVRGSGRVCFHSETQEPWKITLVDTGEQAMTGARLWRARKFLADADGFMATYGDGIGNVDLGRLLKFHQAHGKTGTLTGVRPPGRFGEMEVQQSRVCKFNEKPQVSEGYINGGFFVFDPSIFDRFLNDREDLVLEKEPLERMASSGELMMCPHDGFWQPMDTPREYQLINELWAGPNPPWKIW from the coding sequence ATGAAAGTTGCTATCTTATGCGGTGGGAGGGGGACCAGGATACGTGAAGTCAGCGACCTGATCCCCAAACCCATGATCCCGGTCGGAAATCGGCCCATCTTGTGGCATATCATGAAGATATTTAGCGCCCAAGGCTTTAACGAATTCGTGTTGCTTCTGGGATACAAGGGGCAAGTCATTCGCGAATTTTTTCTCAATTTTGCCGCGCATACAGCGGATATGACCATTGACATGAACGTCCGTGGTTCCGGGCGGGTTTGTTTTCATAGTGAAACCCAGGAACCATGGAAAATTACGCTGGTGGACACTGGTGAGCAGGCCATGACGGGCGCCCGGCTGTGGCGGGCGAGGAAATTCCTCGCTGATGCAGATGGTTTCATGGCCACCTATGGCGATGGGATCGGCAACGTGGATCTCGGACGGCTGCTTAAGTTTCATCAGGCGCATGGAAAAACTGGTACCTTAACGGGCGTTCGCCCGCCCGGGCGCTTTGGGGAGATGGAAGTGCAGCAGTCCCGGGTATGCAAGTTTAATGAAAAACCCCAGGTAAGCGAAGGGTACATCAATGGCGGATTTTTTGTTTTCGATCCTTCCATTTTTGACCGGTTTTTAAATGATCGTGAAGATTTGGTTTTGGAAAAGGAACCGTTGGAACGGATGGCCTCGTCAGGGGAGTTGATGATGTGTCCGCACGATGGTTTCTGGCAGCCCATGGATACGCCCCGGGAATACCAATTGATCAATGAACTTTGGGCTGGCCCTAATCCGCCTTGGAAGATCTGGTGA